A segment of the Leptospira barantonii genome:
GCGGTCGATTGGCTCGGTAAACGAGAACCTCGTTTCGAAGTCTGTTATCTTCTCCGGTCGGGAAGCAAAGGCTCGAGCAAAATCCAAATCAAGGTAAAACTCGAGGAGGGAGAATCGGTTCCGAGTATCACTTCCGTTTTTAAAGGCGCGAACTGGCCCGAGCGCGAAGTATATGATCTTTTTGGAATATCTTTTATCGGTCACCCGAGTTTGGATAGAATTCTTATGCCGGATAACTTTCAAGGACATCCTCTCAGAAAGGATTTTCCATTGGAAGGATTCGGACAGGATTATCTTATCGAAGACCTTCTTCATATCCACGTAAACGAAGACATCACCAAGGAAGGAGGAAAGTAGAATGATGTACGAAAAAACAGCCGAACATTTCGGACAGAAGTTCGCCAATCTTCCCGAAGGACATCTTCTTGTAAACTTGGGGCCGTCGCATCCCGCGACTCACGGAATTCTCCAGAACGTGATCCAACTCGACGGGGAAAGAATCGTAGAAGCCGAATCCGTAATCGGTTACGTTCACCGTTGTTTTGAAAAATTAGGAGAACGTTATACTTACAACCAGTTCCTAGTCTGCACCGATCGTATGAACTACGTTTCGACTCCGCTGAACAACATCGGTTGGATTCTCGCGGTGGAAAAGATGATGCAGATCGAAGTTCCCGATCGTGTGACCTACGTAAGAATGATCATCTCCGAACTTTCTCGGATCATGGATCATATCATCTGCACTGGAATTCTCGGAGTGGATCTCGGAGCTTTTTCGGGAATGCTTCATCTCTTTCATCACAGAGAGAACATCTATCAGGTTATCGAAAAGTTAACCGGTGCGAGATTGACCACTACCTTCTGCAGAATCGGCGGAATGGAAAGGGACATCTATCCCGAGTTCGTCAAAGAGGTTAAACTCATCTGCAAGGGGCTCAAACCCGCGATCGAAGAGTTCAACAGTCTTCTTCTAAAAAATAAAATCTTTCTTGGACGCACCGAAGGAATCGGCGGAATCTCCGCGGAAGACGCGATCTCTTACGGTTTCACGGGTCCGAATCTCCGCGCGGCCGGAGTGGATTGGGACGTTCGTAAGGACGAACCTTATATGTTTTATGATAAGGTGGATTTCGACGTTCCGATCGGAGAAGACGGTTCCGTTCTTCACAGAAGTTTGGTGAGAATGGAAGAGATGCGTCAATCGATTCGAATCATCGAACAACTCGTAGACGGAATTCCGGAAGGACCTTGGCACGCGGATCTTCCGCACGCTTATCTTCCGGAGAAGAACAAAGTCTACAACAACATGGAAGAATTGATCTATCACTTTAAGATCATCATGCACGGTGTGAAAGTTCCTCCGGGCGAACACTACATGGCAACCGAGGCGGCCAACGGAGAACTCGGATTCTACATCGTATCCGAAGGGGAAAAATCTCCTTGGAGAGTGCACGTTAGACGCCCTTGTTTCTGGTATTATCAATCCTTCTCCGAACTCGTTCGCGGAGGTCTTCTTGCGGATTCCGTCGCGACGATGAGTTCCTTGAACGTGATCGCCGGGGAGTTGGACTGCTGATGAGTTACAAGTTCAGTGCGGAATCCGAAAAAAGATTCCAGAAGATGCTCGAAGTATTTCCGGATAAACGATCCTTGATTCTTCCCTGTTTGTACATTCTGCAAAGGGAACAAGGTTTTGTGGATCAGGAAGGAATGAACTACCTCGCGGACCGTCTCGGAGATCCTATCTCTCTCGCACAAGTCTACGGGGTCGCGACATTCTACACTCTTTACAATAAGAAACCAGTCGGTAAATATCATATCCAGATCTGCGGAACCTCGAGCTGTTATCTGCAGGGAAACGATAGAATCGAAAAACATCTCTGTGATCGTTTGGGAATTCATCTCGGACAAACCACACCCGATCAAAAATTCACTTTGGAAGAAGTGGAATGTTTGGGCGCTTGCGGTTACGCTCCGATGGTGCAGATCAACGACGATTTTCACGAACAACTGACACCCGAAAAAGTGGATCAGATTCTCAACGGTTTGAACTGACAAAGGAAATCCTTATGGCAGAAATGAAACTTCTCACGAAATATATCGACAACCCGAAATCCGTCGAACTCGAATTTTACGAATCGGTTCACGGATACGACGGGATGAAAAAAGCCCTTCAGATGAAACCCGACGACATCATCGCAGAGGTGAAAAAGTCCGGACTCCGAGGAAGAGGCGGCGCGGGATTTCCGACCGGACTCAAATGGTCCTTCATCCCGAAAGACATTCCAAAACCGAAATATATCATCTGCAACGCCGACGAAGGTGAGCCGGGTACATTCAAAGATCGTAAACTGATTGAGAATATTCCGCATCAGATCATCGAAGGGATGATCATCGGAGCCAAAGCGATCGGATCGAGCAAAGGATTCTTTTACATTCGCGGAGAATTTCAGAAAGGCGCCAAAACCATGCAGAAGGCCATCGACGAGGCGTATGCAAAAGGATATTTGGGGCAGAATATTCTCGGGACCGGATTCGATTTCGATCTGATTTTATACGAAGGCGCGGGCGCATACATCTGCGGAGAAGAAACGGCACTCATCAATTCTCTCGAAGGCCGGAGGGGCCATCCAAGATTGAAACCTCCGTTCCCAGCCGTGTCGGGACTTTATCGTTCTCCGACCGTGGTGAACAACGTGGAAACTTTTTCCGCGATTCCTCATATCATGGATAAGGGCGCGGATTGGTATTCTAAAATCGGAACCGAAAAATCTCCTGGAACGAGATTGTTCAGCGTATCGGGTCACGTAAAAAGGCCGGGCGTTTACGAAATCGAATTAGGAACTCCTTTATTAGAACTTGTGAATGATCTTTGCGGAGGAATCGTCGACGATAAACCGCTCAAGGCGATCATTCCGGGCGGTTCTTCCGTTCCGATTCTTACCGCGGAAGAATGCAAAACCGCTAATATGGATTTCGAATCCATGGCCGCTCATAAAACCATGCTCGGTTCGGGTGCGGTAATCGTTCTTGCGGAAGGTACGGACATCGTGGAAACCACGTATCGATTCGCGAGATTCTACGCTCACGAATCCTGCGGTCAGTGTACACCTTGTCGAGAAGGAACACATTGGGTCAGAGACATTCTTTATAAGATTCGAGAGGGAGAAGGAACCACTCAGGACATCGACTTGATTCTTTCCTTGTCCAGAAACATGGAAGGTGGAACTACTATCTGCCCTCTTTCAGACGCTTGTGTGGGTGCGGTTCGTCCGGCCTTGCAAAAATTCCGCGCGGAGTTCGATGCAAAGCTGAAAGACAAACCGGAACCGACTCCGGATCATCCTCGTAGAAGAAAAGAAGATAGAATCGGCGAAACGGCAGGGGGACAAAGAACTCCATGAATTGGAACGAGATTCTATTTTGGCTTTTGAAAAGCGGGCTTTTCTTTTTTATTCTCATCACCGCCTGCGCGTATTACACTCTCGCGGAAAGAAGGGTTGCGGGTTTTATCCAGGATCGTAAGGGTCCGAACCGCGCGGGGATCTGGGGTCTTCTGCAACCTCTTGCGGACGGAATTAAATTCTTAACCAAAGAAGAAGTATTCCCGACTCAGGTGAACAAGGTTATGTATCTGGTCGCGCCCGCGATCTCCATGACTTGCGCGATTATGGCTTGGTCCGTGGTTCCTTTGGGCGGACAGATTCCTCTTCCTTCTTGGTTGGCGGAAAAAACCGGTCTTTCCTTTTTGGATCTTCAAGTCGCGAACCCGGACACCGGAATTTTATTTTTGTTTGCGATCTCTTCTCTTGCGGTTTACGGAATCATCATCGCGGGTTGGGCGAGTAACAACAAATATTCGTTGTTAGGTGCGATTCGTTCCACGGCGCAGATGATCAGTTACGAACTTCCTCTCGGAATGAGCGTGGTTTCGATCGTCATTCTTACCGGATCCTTGAAACTCTCCGATATCAGCGCGTCTCAAGCCGGACTCTGGAACATATTCAAACTTCCCGGTTTGATCGCGTTCTCCCTTTTTGTAGTCGCGATGTTCGCGGAAACGAACCGACTTCCTTTCGACTTGGCGGAAGCCGAATCCGAACTTGTCGTCGGGTTTCACACGGAATACGGAGCGTTTAAGTTCGCATTATTTTTTATCGCGGAATACATGAACATGATCACGATGAGTTGTGTCGTGACACTTTTGTTTTTCGGCGGTTATCAGGTTCCGTTCGGACTTTTGGAAGGAAACGTATTACAACCTCTGCTCGGATTGTTTTTGTTTTTGGGCAAGGTATTGTTTTTCGCGTTCCTTTTTATGTGGGTGAGATGGACGCTTCCCCGATTTAGATACGATCAACTCATGAGCCTCGGATGGAAAAAACTCATTCCTTGGGCGATTTTGAACATCGTGATCGCAAGCATCTATATACAATTTTAAGAATATAAGAATATGCCATATACAGACCAACCTCAACTGCTTCTATTCTTTCTGTTTTCGGCGGTGATGATACTCAGTTCTCTCGGGGTGATCTTTCATCCCAACGCGATTACCGCCGCGGTTTTACTGGTTCTCAGTTTTTTTTCTTTGGCGGCGATCTACGCGGTGATGAACGCGATCTTCATCGCGACGATGCAACTTCTCGTTTACGCGGGCGCGATTATGGTTCTCGTAGTGTTCGTGTTGATGCTTCTGTCGCTCCGGGAAGAGGACACAAAACTGTTCATCTTCGAAAAGCCCATTAAGAAACTGTTATATTTAGGACTTGTAATGTTCTTGGGGATTCTTCTGATCACCGCGGTACAGGACGGAATTCCTTCCGAAACATCGCAAAAAATCGGATATGGGGAGAATGGAAGCGAACAATATTCCTTTCCGATTCCCAAGGACGGGAACACGTCCAATCCTACCGCAGTGTCCTCGTCCGGAAATACAGCCGTGGTCGGAACCGCGATGTTCTTGAGATATCTTCTTCCTTTTGAACTCATATCCGTATTGCTCCTCGCCGCCGTACTCGGCGCGGTTCTTCTTGGAAAAAAGAATTTAGGAAAGGGCGAAGAAGGGGGAAACGTATGAGCCTCTGGATTTCCGGAATCCCGGTGCACTATTATCTGATTTTGGCGATGATCATCTTTACGATCGGAGTCGCTGGCGTGATGGTTCGTAGAAGCGCCGTGTTGATTTTTATGTCGGTGGAATTGATTCTCAATTCCGTGAACCTCGTATTCGTTACTTTTTCGAAAGCGCTTCACCAAGTGGACGGGGAAGTTGTCGTATTTTTCGTTATGGCGATCGCGGCGGCGGAAGCGGCGATCGGACTTGCGATCGTGATCGCGATTCATAGAATCAAGAAGACGAGTTTCGTAGACGAAATGAATCTGATGAAATGGTAGGAAGAGAATGGAAATATCAAATCTAATCCCTGCGTTAGTCGCTCTTCCTTTGATCGGATTTTTGATCTCCGGCCTTTTCGGTAAATGGTTGAAAGGTCTTACCGGAGTGATTTCCACCGGAGTCGTGTTTCTTGCATTTGCCTTGGCTTTGATGTCTTTCTTTCAGTTTCATCCGATGGAAAGAACGGTTCCCGAAATCGTAACCGTGTTTCCTTGGTTTGAAGCCGGGGGTTTGAACGTTTCTC
Coding sequences within it:
- a CDS encoding NADH-quinone oxidoreductase subunit J family protein encodes the protein MPYTDQPQLLLFFLFSAVMILSSLGVIFHPNAITAAVLLVLSFFSLAAIYAVMNAIFIATMQLLVYAGAIMVLVVFVLMLLSLREEDTKLFIFEKPIKKLLYLGLVMFLGILLITAVQDGIPSETSQKIGYGENGSEQYSFPIPKDGNTSNPTAVSSSGNTAVVGTAMFLRYLLPFELISVLLLAAVLGAVLLGKKNLGKGEEGGNV
- the nuoK gene encoding NADH-quinone oxidoreductase subunit NuoK — its product is MSLWISGIPVHYYLILAMIIFTIGVAGVMVRRSAVLIFMSVELILNSVNLVFVTFSKALHQVDGEVVVFFVMAIAAAEAAIGLAIVIAIHRIKKTSFVDEMNLMKW
- the nuoF gene encoding NADH-quinone oxidoreductase subunit NuoF gives rise to the protein MAEMKLLTKYIDNPKSVELEFYESVHGYDGMKKALQMKPDDIIAEVKKSGLRGRGGAGFPTGLKWSFIPKDIPKPKYIICNADEGEPGTFKDRKLIENIPHQIIEGMIIGAKAIGSSKGFFYIRGEFQKGAKTMQKAIDEAYAKGYLGQNILGTGFDFDLILYEGAGAYICGEETALINSLEGRRGHPRLKPPFPAVSGLYRSPTVVNNVETFSAIPHIMDKGADWYSKIGTEKSPGTRLFSVSGHVKRPGVYEIELGTPLLELVNDLCGGIVDDKPLKAIIPGGSSVPILTAEECKTANMDFESMAAHKTMLGSGAVIVLAEGTDIVETTYRFARFYAHESCGQCTPCREGTHWVRDILYKIREGEGTTQDIDLILSLSRNMEGGTTICPLSDACVGAVRPALQKFRAEFDAKLKDKPEPTPDHPRRRKEDRIGETAGGQRTP
- the nuoD gene encoding NADH dehydrogenase (quinone) subunit D — protein: MMYEKTAEHFGQKFANLPEGHLLVNLGPSHPATHGILQNVIQLDGERIVEAESVIGYVHRCFEKLGERYTYNQFLVCTDRMNYVSTPLNNIGWILAVEKMMQIEVPDRVTYVRMIISELSRIMDHIICTGILGVDLGAFSGMLHLFHHRENIYQVIEKLTGARLTTTFCRIGGMERDIYPEFVKEVKLICKGLKPAIEEFNSLLLKNKIFLGRTEGIGGISAEDAISYGFTGPNLRAAGVDWDVRKDEPYMFYDKVDFDVPIGEDGSVLHRSLVRMEEMRQSIRIIEQLVDGIPEGPWHADLPHAYLPEKNKVYNNMEELIYHFKIIMHGVKVPPGEHYMATEAANGELGFYIVSEGEKSPWRVHVRRPCFWYYQSFSELVRGGLLADSVATMSSLNVIAGELDC
- the nuoH gene encoding NADH-quinone oxidoreductase subunit NuoH, whose protein sequence is MNWNEILFWLLKSGLFFFILITACAYYTLAERRVAGFIQDRKGPNRAGIWGLLQPLADGIKFLTKEEVFPTQVNKVMYLVAPAISMTCAIMAWSVVPLGGQIPLPSWLAEKTGLSFLDLQVANPDTGILFLFAISSLAVYGIIIAGWASNNKYSLLGAIRSTAQMISYELPLGMSVVSIVILTGSLKLSDISASQAGLWNIFKLPGLIAFSLFVVAMFAETNRLPFDLAEAESELVVGFHTEYGAFKFALFFIAEYMNMITMSCVVTLLFFGGYQVPFGLLEGNVLQPLLGLFLFLGKVLFFAFLFMWVRWTLPRFRYDQLMSLGWKKLIPWAILNIVIASIYIQF
- the nuoE gene encoding NADH-quinone oxidoreductase subunit NuoE, with translation MSYKFSAESEKRFQKMLEVFPDKRSLILPCLYILQREQGFVDQEGMNYLADRLGDPISLAQVYGVATFYTLYNKKPVGKYHIQICGTSSCYLQGNDRIEKHLCDRLGIHLGQTTPDQKFTLEEVECLGACGYAPMVQINDDFHEQLTPEKVDQILNGLN
- a CDS encoding NADH-quinone oxidoreductase subunit C gives rise to the protein MKEEVERFLKEKFPHFLDTQTATISNVPVFFLKAEGVVPVLSALKNDPTLNYNFLNDLTAVDWLGKREPRFEVCYLLRSGSKGSSKIQIKVKLEEGESVPSITSVFKGANWPEREVYDLFGISFIGHPSLDRILMPDNFQGHPLRKDFPLEGFGQDYLIEDLLHIHVNEDITKEGGK